From one Ahaetulla prasina isolate Xishuangbanna chromosome 18, ASM2864084v1, whole genome shotgun sequence genomic stretch:
- the SZRD1 gene encoding SUZ domain-containing protein 1 isoform X1, with translation MMEIDRRLEKKLKISQKESRKSKSPPKVPIVIQDDSLPSGPPPQIRILKRPTSNGVLTNPNSTSRPAFPVKTLAQREAEYAEARKRILGSASPEEEQEKPILDRPTRISQPEDSRQPSNVIRQPLGPDGSQGFKQRR, from the exons ATGATG GAAATAGATAGACGActggaaaagaaactgaaaatcaGCCAAAAAGAAAG CAGGAAATCCAAGTCCCCACCCAAAGTGCCGATCGTAATTCAGGACGACAGTCTTCCTTCGGGGCCCCCTCCGCAGATTCGGATCTTGAAGCGGCCCACGAGCAACGGGGTCCTGACCAACCCCAACTCTACCAGCCGGCCTGCCTTCCCAGTGAAGACACTGGCCCAGAGGGAGGCTGAATACGCAGAAGCCAGGAAGCGGATCCTGGGCAGTGCCAGTCCTGAAGAGGAACAAGAAAAACCCATCCTTGACAG GCCCACAAGGATCTCCCAGCCGGAAGACTCCAGGCAGCCCAGCAATGTGATCAGGCAGCCACTGGGCCCCGACGGTTCGCAGGGCTTCAAGCAACGCAGATAG
- the SZRD1 gene encoding SUZ domain-containing protein 1 isoform X2 — translation MEDEEVAESWEEAADSGEIDRRLEKKLKISQKESRKSKSPPKVPIVIQDDSLPSGPPPQIRILKRPTSNGVLTNPNSTSRPAFPVKTLAQREAEYAEARKRILGSASPEEEQEKPILDRPTRISQPEDSRQPSNVIRQPLGPDGSQGFKQRR, via the exons ATGGAAGATGAGGAGGTCGCCGAGAGTTGGGAGGAGGCGGCCGACAGCGGG GAAATAGATAGACGActggaaaagaaactgaaaatcaGCCAAAAAGAAAG CAGGAAATCCAAGTCCCCACCCAAAGTGCCGATCGTAATTCAGGACGACAGTCTTCCTTCGGGGCCCCCTCCGCAGATTCGGATCTTGAAGCGGCCCACGAGCAACGGGGTCCTGACCAACCCCAACTCTACCAGCCGGCCTGCCTTCCCAGTGAAGACACTGGCCCAGAGGGAGGCTGAATACGCAGAAGCCAGGAAGCGGATCCTGGGCAGTGCCAGTCCTGAAGAGGAACAAGAAAAACCCATCCTTGACAG GCCCACAAGGATCTCCCAGCCGGAAGACTCCAGGCAGCCCAGCAATGTGATCAGGCAGCCACTGGGCCCCGACGGTTCGCAGGGCTTCAAGCAACGCAGATAG